AAATTGTGAGGCTAACTCTGTAATTCTAGCTTAACCGAGTGTAAATTTTTTGGATTAGCTAAATCTCTTATAGATCGTCGTGAGCTAAAGTTTATGTAGTCATTCAACGAGCTTTATTCATGTCAAAGAAAGAAGTAGTCGACGCATTTAAAAGTAGGTCTCTGAGGTTCTTTGAGGAAGCAGTCTCAGACGTTGAGAAGGGTTGGTATGATTTTACGTTATTTCATTTAGAGCAATCCTTACAGCTCGCGCTTAAGGCAGTCATCTTAGAAAATAAGGGAAGTTACCCTTTTACTCATGACATAGATGAGCTAATAAACTGCCTTGGTAAAACTGAAGTAATGGAGTTAAGGGATAAAAATAAAGATGTTATCACGTTGTTAAAATTAGCGTACACTGGGTCTAGGTATTTCCCTACTGCTTACGATAAGGAAATAGCAGTAAAGCTTCTAACGTAGTTAAGGAATTTCTTATGGTGTTGGGTTTATGGAGAGAATAGAATACTTTAATAACTGGAGGAAGTACGCTGAGGAAATATGTCTATCTCTTAAGAGCTCATTACCTGACGTCATGGTAGCAGTGTTCGGCAGTGTCGTCAAGGGCAATTACGTCCCGTCTCTGAGCGACATAGACGTCTTAATTGTGTCAGATAAAGTAGGTGATGTTAAGTGGCAGGCAAATGTTATCCTTTACATAGAATCAAAAGTGTTTAATGGAAAAGTTACTCCTTTTGAGTTCCACTTTTCGAAGTGGAAGGACTACGAGGAGTTCTATAAGGAGTTCTTCAAGCCTTTAGTGGAAATAAGGTGCTAATACATGAGCTGTCTAGTTCTCTCACATTCCTTAATTTTCTCTTAACTCAATGAAGTTTTTATAGCTGATGGAAAACATGGAAAGCATAAAAGTAAAAGCAGAGACTAAGAAGAAGCTTACCGAAATTGCCTAAATGCTCGAAAAGAGATTAGGGAGGAGGATTTCCTACGACGATGTAATAAACTACTTAATTGAGAGAAAGTTTAAGGATAGGAAGCTTGCTGAAGAGCTTTTCGGAATAGCAAAAGGGGAAAACTTATATGAAGAACCCTTAAATGGACGCAAGGAAGATGACGAAAAAAGTGGTACTTGATACTGGAGTAATTCTAGAAGGCGAATTCAGAGAATATTATGAGAAGACACTCAACCAAGAAGTGACGGCATATGTCAGTGTAGTGAACCTTGCTGAAGTGTACTTTGTAGGAAGTTAGGGAGGAAGAAGGCAGAAGAGATAGTTAAAGGCGTAATAAAATCTGGGTACTTTGAGGTAGTGGGGGGTAAAACCTAGAATTTTAAAGTACGCATACGA
This genomic interval from Acidianus sp. HS-5 contains the following:
- a CDS encoding HEPN domain-containing protein; this translates as MSKKEVVDAFKSRSLRFFEEAVSDVEKGWYDFTLFHLEQSLQLALKAVILENKGSYPFTHDIDELINCLGKTEVMELRDKNKDVITLLKLAYTGSRYFPTAYDKEIAVKLLT
- a CDS encoding nucleotidyltransferase domain-containing protein, giving the protein MERIEYFNNWRKYAEEICLSLKSSLPDVMVAVFGSVVKGNYVPSLSDIDVLIVSDKVGDVKWQANVILYIESKVFNGKVTPFEFHFSKWKDYEEFYKEFFKPLVEIRC